The following are from one region of the Leptolyngbya iicbica LK genome:
- a CDS encoding DUF2806 domain-containing protein gives MEIKDLAGISEPLTRLIEVISQGVGAVSSSYLIRRNADARAYEIRVISAALQEASEQNNLPVAYKHGEIKVWQKPDDSNLILNSGSIDERSNLRLDYQERKRQTNLENVTSVAAAELAGEKFIPEEKPSEDWVARFFGSAQDVSSEQMQSLWGRILAGEIRKPGSYSLRTLELVRNLSQKEAEKFILIGNMAIQIGESFVVVTHNKEWLDENRNITFGLFVELSEIGFLYPSELAKPVFDEPQPEELPFIYQDKLLLVKRHEIEKEIRLPIWKFTAIGQELLSLLQANVDYEYLNKVGEFFMQYGGKAFVGQVTSIEAGVIRYESLREIAAKTSKL, from the coding sequence ATGGAGATTAAAGATTTAGCTGGTATCAGTGAACCACTAACACGACTGATTGAGGTGATCTCTCAAGGTGTCGGAGCTGTATCAAGCTCTTATTTAATTCGTCGAAATGCTGATGCCAGAGCTTATGAAATACGAGTTATATCAGCTGCTCTCCAGGAAGCGTCTGAACAGAATAATCTTCCAGTTGCTTACAAGCACGGAGAAATTAAAGTATGGCAAAAACCTGATGATAGCAACCTAATTCTTAATTCTGGTTCAATTGATGAACGTTCGAACCTTCGCCTCGATTATCAAGAGCGTAAGCGACAAACTAATCTCGAAAATGTGACATCTGTCGCAGCTGCAGAACTTGCCGGTGAGAAGTTCATACCTGAGGAAAAACCAAGTGAAGACTGGGTTGCAAGATTTTTTGGATCAGCCCAGGATGTCTCATCTGAACAGATGCAAAGTTTGTGGGGACGCATTCTTGCAGGAGAAATCCGTAAACCAGGCAGTTACTCGCTTCGAACACTTGAACTTGTTAGAAACCTAAGTCAAAAAGAAGCAGAAAAGTTCATTCTTATAGGCAATATGGCGATACAAATTGGTGAGAGTTTTGTTGTTGTCACTCACAACAAGGAATGGTTAGATGAAAATCGAAATATTACTTTTGGGCTCTTTGTGGAATTGAGTGAAATAGGTTTTTTATATCCATCAGAACTCGCCAAGCCGGTATTTGATGAGCCCCAGCCAGAAGAATTGCCATTTATCTATCAAGATAAATTATTGCTTGTGAAGCGCCATGAGATTGAAAAAGAGATCCGTCTTCCGATTTGGAAGTTCACAGCTATTGGCCAGGAGCTACTCTCACTTTTGCAGGCGAATGTTGATTATGAATATCTCAATAAAGTTGGCGAATTTTTCATGCAGTACGGAGGAAAAGCCTTTGTAGGTCAGGTGACCAGCATAGAGGCAGGCGTGATACGTTATGAAAGTTTGCGAGAGATTGCAGCTAAAACCTCCAAGTTGTGA
- the murA gene encoding UDP-N-acetylglucosamine 1-carboxyvinyltransferase, with product MSNSPEADNSVLEIYGQHPLSGHVSISGAKNSALVVMAGILLCSQPCRLRNIPNLVDVDRMAAVLTALGVKIKREDDFWELDPSDISHTRAPYEIVSKLRASFFVIGPLLARMGVARIPLPGGCAIGARPVELHVRGLQAMGANVQIEHGTVHACIPGIRKRLQGANIYLDYPSVGATETLMMAATLAEGDTVIDNAAQEPEVADLANFCRAMGARIRGVGTKTLTISGVPSLHSTDYAIVPDRIEAGTFLIAGAITRSPISLSPIVPEQLGAVIAKLQEAGSQVVVESPNRISLIPGDEILATDIQTLPYPGFPTDMQAQFMALMTLSNGNSMVTETVFENRLRHVAEFSRMGANIRVNGNCAIIQGVPMLSGAPVMATDLRASAALVLAGLGAQGKTVMSGLQHLDRGYEQLERKLTKLGAKITRIDGTTGEVIADSAELSTSRSSL from the coding sequence ATGTCCAATTCCCCTGAAGCAGACAATTCGGTTTTAGAAATCTACGGTCAGCACCCGCTGTCGGGTCATGTTTCTATCAGCGGGGCGAAAAACTCCGCACTCGTCGTTATGGCCGGTATCCTGCTATGTTCTCAGCCCTGCCGACTGCGCAACATTCCCAACCTTGTTGATGTTGATCGCATGGCGGCTGTGTTGACGGCTCTCGGCGTCAAAATCAAACGAGAAGATGACTTTTGGGAACTGGATCCCAGTGACATCAGCCACACCCGGGCACCGTACGAAATCGTCAGCAAGCTGCGCGCCAGCTTCTTTGTGATTGGGCCGCTGCTGGCCCGCATGGGCGTGGCTCGCATTCCTCTACCAGGGGGCTGTGCGATCGGGGCCCGCCCCGTCGAGCTGCACGTTCGTGGCTTGCAGGCGATGGGGGCAAATGTACAGATTGAGCATGGCACCGTTCACGCCTGCATTCCTGGCATACGCAAGCGGCTACAAGGGGCCAATATTTATCTGGATTACCCCAGTGTGGGGGCCACCGAAACGCTGATGATGGCCGCCACGCTAGCGGAAGGTGACACCGTTATCGACAATGCCGCCCAAGAGCCGGAAGTCGCTGACCTGGCAAACTTTTGTCGGGCCATGGGGGCTCGCATTCGCGGCGTTGGGACAAAGACTTTGACGATTTCTGGAGTTCCCAGTCTCCACAGTACTGATTACGCGATCGTGCCCGATCGCATTGAGGCAGGCACCTTTTTGATTGCGGGCGCCATCACGCGATCGCCCATTAGCCTCTCGCCCATCGTGCCCGAGCAGTTAGGGGCGGTCATTGCCAAGCTGCAAGAAGCCGGCTCGCAAGTCGTTGTGGAATCACCCAACCGCATTTCTCTCATTCCAGGGGATGAAATTCTGGCCACGGATATCCAAACCCTGCCCTATCCCGGCTTTCCCACCGATATGCAGGCCCAGTTTATGGCGCTCATGACCCTGAGCAACGGCAACAGCATGGTGACTGAAACGGTCTTTGAAAATCGCTTACGCCACGTGGCTGAGTTCAGTCGCATGGGGGCCAATATTCGAGTGAATGGCAACTGCGCCATCATTCAAGGGGTGCCGATGCTCTCTGGTGCCCCCGTCATGGCAACCGACCTGCGAGCATCCGCTGCGTTGGTGTTGGCTGGACTGGGTGCCCAAGGCAAAACCGTCATGAGTGGTCTGCAACACTTAGATCGGGGCTACGAGCAGCTAGAACGTAAGCTGACAAAATTGGGCGCCAAAATCACTCGCATCGACGGTACGACTGGTGAAGTCATCGCCGACAGCGCAGAGCTCTCAACCTCTCGTTCGTCACTGTAA
- a CDS encoding phosphodiester glycosidase family protein: MNWFPGGRSRRLFVASQLTCLVAGTVGLTACVEGAPSTPLSSPSVTDGTSSAAVIEAAVPAAAAVEHRTYELPNSVVQVVTVPPQSDHTLAVVWSVDLATLSQQAQAAGAIAAINAGFFDPQNGLTTSFVIVDGAIMADPRQNPRLIENPDLQTILPAILNRSEFRIYNCADGVEYDIATHGAPIPAPCTLVDVVGAGPQLLPALTGYEEGFMADNNAGERVRDALGSQWPNARSAVGLKADGTVVLAIATQLRDADRATGLTLAQMAEFLASLGVTKALNLDGGSSTALYFDGHTDFGKLDAEGAPIERPIKSVLVVR; encoded by the coding sequence ATGAACTGGTTTCCGGGTGGGCGATCGCGGCGGCTATTCGTCGCGAGTCAGCTCACTTGCCTGGTGGCGGGCACGGTGGGGCTCACAGCCTGTGTTGAAGGAGCACCGTCAACACCGCTGTCGTCACCCTCGGTGACCGATGGCACATCATCCGCTGCGGTGATCGAGGCGGCAGTGCCGGCTGCAGCAGCGGTGGAACATCGCACCTACGAGCTGCCGAATAGCGTGGTGCAGGTAGTGACGGTGCCGCCGCAGAGCGACCATACCCTGGCGGTGGTCTGGTCAGTCGATTTGGCCACCCTATCGCAGCAAGCCCAGGCGGCCGGGGCGATCGCCGCCATTAACGCGGGCTTTTTTGACCCGCAAAATGGACTGACGACTTCATTCGTGATTGTGGACGGGGCGATCATGGCCGATCCGAGACAAAATCCTCGATTGATTGAGAATCCCGACCTGCAAACCATATTGCCCGCGATCCTCAATCGCTCAGAATTTCGGATCTACAACTGTGCTGACGGTGTGGAGTACGACATCGCCACTCACGGTGCGCCCATCCCAGCCCCCTGCACACTGGTCGATGTAGTCGGGGCCGGACCACAACTGCTGCCCGCTCTGACGGGTTACGAAGAGGGCTTCATGGCCGACAACAATGCTGGGGAAAGGGTGCGGGATGCCTTAGGGAGTCAGTGGCCTAATGCTCGCTCTGCCGTGGGCCTCAAGGCGGATGGCACGGTGGTGTTGGCGATCGCCACCCAACTGCGAGACGCTGACAGGGCCACCGGACTGACACTGGCCCAGATGGCCGAGTTTTTAGCCAGCCTGGGGGTAACAAAAGCGCTGAATCTGGATGGCGGCAGTTCCACCGCTCTGTATTTTGACGGCCACACCGACTTCGGCAAACTTGACGCCGAGGGAGCGCCCATAGAACGACCGATCAAATCGGTATTAGTGGTCCGCTAA
- a CDS encoding alr0857 family protein, translating into MLKVTYTETGLHLEYSPEPLSQVLSDRVYTYARAQRPMTMQPITANIPLSAVLIQALAWTQLQDFELTRCDRDWFEVTLSGLWLTEEPEAEHGIFVTELDLRLEQRLLSLWQWSHQCQAQKLRV; encoded by the coding sequence ATGTTGAAAGTGACTTACACCGAAACTGGATTGCATTTGGAATATAGTCCTGAACCGTTAAGCCAAGTGCTAAGTGATCGGGTGTATACCTATGCGCGGGCGCAGCGACCGATGACCATGCAGCCGATCACGGCCAACATTCCCCTGTCGGCGGTCCTGATACAGGCGCTAGCGTGGACACAGCTGCAAGACTTTGAGCTGACCCGTTGCGATCGCGACTGGTTTGAGGTGACCTTATCGGGCCTCTGGCTCACCGAAGAACCGGAGGCCGAGCACGGTATCTTTGTTACCGAGCTCGATCTGCGGCTGGAGCAGCGATTGCTGAGTCTCTGGCAATGGTCGCATCAATGTCAGGCGCAAAAGCTGAGGGTCTAA
- the btpA gene encoding photosystem I biogenesis protein BtpA, translating into MSLTTIFKTATPVIGVVHLLPLPTSPQWGGDLQQVMARAEQEATALASGGVSGIIVENFFDAPFTKGQVDPAVVSAMSLIVQRLQQLVAVPVGINVLRNDARSALAIATCVNAQFIRVNVLTGVMATDQGLIEGCAYELLRYRRELGSEVKILADVLVKHARPLGSPNLTTAVQETIDRGLADGIILSGWATGSPPSLEDLELAKAAAREIPVFIGSGASWENIGKLMQSADGVIVASSLKRKGDIQQPIDPIRVRHFVEALEAGMATQQIAPDYSSIVSAK; encoded by the coding sequence GTGAGCTTAACGACAATTTTTAAGACCGCAACGCCAGTCATTGGGGTTGTCCATTTACTGCCCTTACCCACGTCTCCTCAGTGGGGAGGCGATTTGCAACAAGTCATGGCGCGGGCTGAGCAAGAGGCCACTGCGTTAGCCTCCGGCGGGGTGAGTGGCATCATTGTGGAAAACTTTTTTGATGCCCCGTTTACGAAAGGTCAAGTTGATCCGGCGGTGGTCAGTGCCATGAGCCTGATTGTGCAGCGCTTGCAGCAGTTGGTGGCGGTTCCTGTCGGTATCAATGTTTTGCGTAATGACGCTCGCAGCGCGTTAGCGATCGCCACCTGTGTGAATGCCCAATTTATTCGAGTCAATGTGCTGACGGGCGTCATGGCCACCGATCAGGGACTGATCGAAGGGTGTGCGTATGAACTGCTGCGCTATCGCCGTGAACTGGGTAGTGAAGTCAAGATTTTGGCCGACGTGTTAGTCAAACATGCGCGTCCGCTGGGGTCCCCAAATCTCACCACGGCAGTGCAAGAGACGATCGATCGTGGTTTGGCTGACGGCATCATTCTCTCGGGCTGGGCGACGGGCAGCCCCCCGAGTTTGGAAGATTTGGAATTGGCGAAAGCGGCTGCCAGGGAAATTCCCGTCTTCATCGGCAGTGGCGCGAGTTGGGAAAACATTGGCAAGCTGATGCAATCGGCTGACGGCGTCATTGTTGCCAGTTCTTTGAAACGCAAGGGTGATATTCAGCAGCCGATTGATCCGATTCGGGTGCGGCACTTTGTGGAAGCCCTCGAGGCCGGAATGGCAACGCAGCAGATAGCCCCAGATTATTCATCGATCGTCTCGGCAAAATAG
- a CDS encoding TrmH family RNA methyltransferase, producing the protein MLTSLKNPWIKTLRKLHLAKYRRQQQQFLLEGTHLVQVAIATQYPLQAACATEAWQVRHPALWQQLSQCTARQETVSPEVLGAIATTETPDGVVAIAPSDTITTTVDAPTLGLALEDIQDPGNVGTLMRTAAAAGSDGIWLSQNSVDLTHPKVLRASAGQWFRLPKQVGDNLLAQMSTWRDQGCQILATAATGAVPYWQLDLTHPMVLVVGNEGAGLSASAIAAADHTVAIPMMNDVESLNVGVAAAVILFEALRQRQAAG; encoded by the coding sequence GTGCTGACGAGTCTGAAAAATCCCTGGATCAAAACTCTGCGTAAGCTGCATCTAGCGAAGTATCGGCGGCAACAGCAGCAGTTTTTGTTAGAAGGCACGCATTTGGTACAAGTGGCGATCGCAACACAATATCCGCTGCAGGCAGCGTGTGCGACGGAGGCGTGGCAGGTTCGACATCCAGCCTTATGGCAGCAGTTGAGTCAGTGCACGGCGCGGCAAGAGACGGTGAGTCCAGAGGTGCTGGGGGCGATCGCCACGACGGAGACGCCGGATGGAGTGGTCGCGATCGCCCCCAGTGACACCATAACCACGACCGTTGATGCCCCCACCTTGGGGCTGGCGCTAGAAGACATTCAAGATCCTGGCAACGTGGGGACGCTCATGCGGACGGCTGCAGCCGCTGGCAGTGATGGCATCTGGCTGAGTCAGAATAGCGTGGATTTGACCCACCCTAAAGTTTTGCGAGCTTCAGCAGGGCAGTGGTTTCGGCTGCCCAAGCAAGTGGGTGATAATCTGTTGGCACAAATGTCGACGTGGCGCGACCAGGGCTGCCAGATTTTGGCGACGGCGGCCACTGGGGCGGTGCCTTACTGGCAGCTCGACTTGACGCACCCGATGGTGTTAGTGGTCGGTAATGAAGGGGCGGGATTGTCTGCGAGCGCGATCGCTGCTGCTGACCACACGGTCGCGATTCCCATGATGAATGATGTCGAATCTTTGAATGTGGGCGTCGCCGCTGCGGTCATTTTGTTTGAGGCATTGCGCCAGCGTCAGGCAGCGGGATGA
- the rimO gene encoding 30S ribosomal protein S12 methylthiotransferase RimO, with protein sequence MTAAATQPTIAVTHLGCEKNRVDTEHMLGLLVQAGYGVDANEELADYVIVNTCSFIEEARAESVRTLVELAEAKKKIVITGCLAQHFKDELLEEIPEAVALVGTGDYNKIVDVIQRAEAGERVKEVSAEPTYIADETVPRYRTTAEGTAYLRVAEGCNYRCAFCIIPHLRGDQRSRSIESIVAEAQQLAAEGVQELVLISQITTNYGVDLYGQPQLAELLYALGEVDIPWIRMHYAYPTGLTPKVIQAIKDVPNVLPYLDLPLQHSHPEVLRAMNRPWQGRVNDDIIHQIKDALPEAVMRTTFIVGFPGETEEHFEHLVEFVQRHEFDHVGVFTYSAEEGTPGATMPNQIPQAVMDARRDRLMQVQQPISLKRNEAEVGKVVDVLIEQVNPGTGEMIGRSLRYAPDVDGLVYVKGTAALGQLAKVHIDAADFYDLFGHVC encoded by the coding sequence ATGACTGCCGCTGCTACCCAACCCACGATCGCCGTTACCCATTTGGGCTGTGAAAAAAATCGGGTCGATACCGAGCACATGTTGGGCTTGCTGGTGCAGGCTGGATATGGGGTTGATGCCAATGAAGAATTGGCGGATTACGTCATCGTCAACACCTGTAGCTTTATCGAAGAGGCACGGGCGGAATCGGTGCGGACGCTGGTAGAACTGGCCGAAGCTAAGAAAAAAATCGTCATTACCGGATGTCTAGCGCAGCATTTCAAAGATGAGTTGCTGGAAGAAATTCCGGAAGCCGTCGCGCTGGTGGGCACGGGCGACTACAACAAAATCGTGGATGTCATTCAGCGGGCAGAAGCCGGCGAGCGGGTGAAGGAAGTCTCGGCAGAGCCCACCTATATTGCGGATGAAACCGTCCCCCGTTACCGCACGACGGCGGAGGGCACCGCCTATTTGCGAGTGGCCGAAGGCTGCAACTATCGCTGCGCGTTCTGCATTATTCCTCACCTGCGGGGTGATCAGCGATCGCGCTCCATCGAGTCCATCGTGGCGGAGGCCCAGCAACTCGCGGCAGAAGGTGTGCAAGAGCTGGTACTGATTTCTCAAATCACGACTAACTACGGTGTGGATCTTTACGGTCAGCCTCAACTCGCGGAACTGCTCTATGCCTTAGGCGAGGTGGATATTCCCTGGATTCGGATGCATTACGCCTATCCCACGGGACTGACGCCAAAAGTGATTCAGGCTATCAAAGATGTGCCGAATGTGTTGCCGTATTTAGATTTGCCGCTCCAGCATTCTCATCCTGAGGTGCTGCGGGCGATGAATCGTCCCTGGCAAGGGCGCGTCAACGATGACATTATTCATCAAATTAAAGACGCACTACCAGAAGCTGTGATGCGCACCACCTTTATCGTGGGCTTCCCCGGTGAAACGGAAGAGCATTTTGAACATTTGGTGGAATTTGTGCAGCGCCACGAATTTGATCACGTCGGCGTCTTTACCTATTCCGCTGAGGAAGGCACTCCGGGCGCGACGATGCCGAACCAAATTCCCCAGGCGGTGATGGATGCCCGTCGCGATCGCCTGATGCAAGTCCAGCAACCCATCTCTCTCAAGCGGAACGAAGCCGAAGTCGGCAAAGTAGTTGACGTGCTCATTGAGCAGGTCAATCCGGGCACTGGCGAGATGATCGGGCGATCGCTCCGATATGCCCCCGATGTCGATGGCCTCGTTTACGTCAAAGGAACAGCCGCCCTCGGACAACTCGCTAAAGTCCATATTGACGCCGCCGATTTCTATGATTTATTTGGCCATGTTTGCTAG
- the uvrA gene encoding excinuclease ABC subunit UvrA, which translates to MPRSSSSTEADSQADVNSQNGHHADAAIDDDRIRVRGARQHNLKDIDLELPRNQLIVFTGVSGSGKSSLAFDTIFAEGQRRYVESLSAYARQFLGQVDKPDVDAIEGLSPAISIDQKSTSHNPRSTVGTVTEIYDYLRLLFGRAGEPHCPHCDRSISPQTLDQMLDLVMELPERTRFQILAPVVRGKKGTHQKLLSALAAEGFVRVRIDGDIRDLNDNIELNKNHAHTIEVVVDRLVMKAGLQERLADSLTTCLKRSGGIAVIDVLPDRKADAENKVVPIGAAKNLSDRLPTAAEKGGSYGVQQQEPAAPPRELVFSENFACPEHGAVMEELSPRLFSFNSPYGACPHCHGLGSLRTFTAELVVPDPTLPVYAAIAPWSEKDNTYYFSLLYSVGQAFGFEIQDRWETLTPEQQDIILHGSQEKIYIETDSRYRDKKGYHRAYEGVLPMLERQYREASSETYKQKLEKYLIDQPCEVCHGARLKPESLAVRMGPYGIDDLTDVSVRECLERIKQLVGEADGTPLLSSRQRQIGELVLKEIRARLQFMLDVGLDYLTLHRTAMTLSGGEAQRIRLATQIGSGLTGVLYVLDEPSIGLHQRDNDRLLNTLRHLRDIGNTLIVVEHDEDTIRAADHLVDIGPGAGVHGGNIVAEGDLAALLAAEDSLTGAYLSGRRTIETPKERRKGNKRSLKLINAHRNNLKNIDVEIPLGKLVCVTGVSGSGKSTLVNDLLHKALMHNFGSKIPFPNQLEKIAGLKSIDKAIVIDQSPIGRTPRSNPATYTGVFDVIRDLFATTVEAKARGYKAGQFSFNVKGGRCEACGGQGVNVIEMNFLPDVYVQCEVCKGARYNRETLQVKYKGKTIADVLGMTAEEALAFFENIPKAATRLQTMVDVGLGYVRLGQTAPTLSGGEAQRMKLASELARRATGKTLYLIDEPTTGLSFYDVHKLLDVVQRLVDKGNSVLMIEHNLDVIRCSDWIIDLGPEGGDRGGEVIATGTPEQVAQNPNSYTGKYLARVLEQHAK; encoded by the coding sequence ATGCCTCGGTCTTCCTCCTCCACTGAAGCTGATTCTCAAGCAGATGTGAATAGCCAAAATGGCCATCACGCAGATGCGGCAATCGACGATGACCGAATTCGCGTGCGAGGTGCTCGCCAGCACAACCTCAAAGACATTGATCTCGAACTGCCGCGCAATCAACTGATTGTGTTTACCGGGGTTTCGGGTTCTGGGAAATCTTCCCTGGCCTTTGATACCATCTTCGCTGAAGGCCAGCGGCGCTACGTGGAGTCGCTGAGTGCCTATGCCCGCCAGTTCCTCGGCCAGGTGGATAAGCCCGATGTGGATGCGATCGAGGGCCTCAGTCCCGCCATTTCCATCGACCAAAAATCCACTTCCCACAACCCGCGCTCCACGGTGGGCACAGTTACCGAGATTTACGACTATCTGCGATTACTCTTCGGACGGGCGGGGGAACCCCACTGTCCCCATTGCGATCGCTCTATTTCGCCCCAGACCCTCGACCAAATGCTGGATTTGGTGATGGAGTTGCCGGAGCGTACCCGCTTTCAAATTCTCGCTCCGGTGGTGCGGGGCAAAAAAGGCACCCACCAAAAGCTGCTGTCAGCTTTAGCAGCGGAAGGTTTTGTGCGGGTACGCATCGACGGCGACATTCGTGACCTGAACGACAATATTGAACTGAACAAAAACCACGCCCACACCATCGAAGTGGTGGTCGATCGCTTGGTCATGAAAGCGGGACTGCAAGAGCGTTTAGCCGATTCGCTCACGACTTGTCTGAAGCGATCTGGTGGCATTGCCGTAATCGATGTGCTGCCCGATCGCAAAGCCGATGCTGAGAACAAAGTCGTGCCCATTGGGGCAGCAAAGAATTTGTCCGATCGTTTGCCCACAGCGGCAGAAAAAGGCGGCAGCTACGGCGTTCAACAGCAGGAGCCAGCCGCCCCCCCGAGAGAACTCGTCTTTTCCGAAAACTTTGCCTGTCCCGAACACGGGGCCGTCATGGAAGAGTTGTCGCCCCGCCTGTTTTCCTTCAACTCGCCCTACGGCGCCTGTCCCCACTGTCACGGCCTGGGCAGCTTGCGCACCTTCACGGCAGAACTGGTGGTGCCCGATCCGACCTTGCCGGTCTACGCCGCGATCGCTCCCTGGTCAGAAAAAGATAACACCTATTACTTTTCGCTGCTCTACAGCGTCGGGCAGGCGTTTGGGTTTGAAATTCAAGACCGCTGGGAAACCCTGACCCCCGAACAGCAAGACATCATTTTGCACGGTTCTCAAGAGAAGATTTACATCGAAACGGACTCGCGCTATCGCGACAAGAAAGGCTATCACCGCGCCTATGAAGGCGTGCTGCCCATGCTGGAGCGGCAATATCGGGAAGCGTCGTCCGAAACCTACAAACAAAAGCTCGAAAAATACTTGATTGATCAGCCCTGTGAAGTGTGCCACGGGGCGCGGCTGAAGCCCGAGTCTTTAGCGGTGCGCATGGGGCCGTACGGCATCGACGACCTGACTGATGTTTCGGTCCGCGAGTGTTTGGAGCGCATTAAGCAATTGGTGGGCGAAGCCGACGGCACGCCGCTGTTATCGTCCCGGCAGCGGCAAATTGGCGAGTTGGTGCTGAAAGAAATTCGCGCGCGCCTCCAGTTCATGCTGGATGTGGGGTTGGACTACTTGACGCTGCACCGCACCGCTATGACCCTCTCGGGGGGCGAGGCTCAGCGTATTCGTCTCGCAACGCAAATCGGCTCGGGCCTGACGGGGGTGCTGTATGTGTTGGACGAGCCGAGCATTGGCCTCCACCAGCGCGATAATGACCGCCTGCTCAATACCCTGCGCCACCTGCGCGACATCGGCAATACGCTCATTGTCGTCGAGCATGATGAAGACACCATCCGCGCTGCCGATCACTTAGTGGATATTGGCCCAGGAGCAGGCGTCCACGGCGGCAACATTGTGGCCGAGGGTGACTTAGCGGCGCTGTTAGCGGCGGAAGACTCCCTCACTGGAGCTTATTTGTCGGGGCGACGCACCATTGAAACGCCCAAAGAACGGCGCAAGGGCAATAAGCGATCGCTTAAACTCATCAACGCCCACCGCAACAACCTGAAAAATATTGACGTCGAGATTCCCCTCGGCAAGCTGGTGTGTGTCACGGGTGTGTCGGGATCAGGCAAATCCACCTTGGTGAATGACCTGCTGCACAAAGCCCTGATGCACAACTTCGGCAGCAAAATTCCCTTCCCCAATCAGTTGGAGAAAATTGCCGGACTGAAATCCATCGATAAGGCGATCGTGATTGATCAGTCGCCCATTGGTCGCACGCCGCGATCGAATCCAGCCACTTATACGGGCGTCTTTGACGTGATTCGCGATCTGTTCGCCACCACCGTCGAAGCCAAAGCACGGGGCTACAAAGCGGGACAATTCTCCTTCAATGTGAAGGGGGGCCGCTGTGAGGCCTGCGGCGGGCAGGGCGTCAATGTCATTGAGATGAACTTTTTGCCTGATGTGTACGTGCAGTGCGAGGTGTGTAAAGGGGCTCGCTATAACCGCGAAACCTTGCAGGTGAAGTACAAAGGCAAAACCATCGCCGACGTATTAGGCATGACGGCTGAGGAAGCCCTAGCGTTCTTTGAAAACATTCCCAAGGCGGCGACGCGCTTGCAAACCATGGTAGACGTGGGCTTGGGTTACGTGCGCTTGGGCCAAACCGCGCCCACCCTGTCAGGGGGTGAAGCGCAGCGAATGAAACTCGCGTCGGAGCTGGCCCGACGGGCAACGGGCAAAACCCTATATCTGATTGACGAGCCGACGACGGGCCTGTCTTTTTATGATGTCCACAAGCTGCTGGATGTGGTGCAGCGGTTGGTAGATAAGGGCAACTCGGTGCTGATGATTGAGCATAATTTAGACGTAATTCGCTGCTCGGATTGGATTATTGACTTGGGGCCAGAGGGGGGCGATCGCGGCGGCGAAGTCATCGCGACCGGCACCCCCGAGCAGGTGGCTCAAAATCCCAATTCCTACACGGGTAAGTATTTGGCAAGAGTGCTGGAACAACATGCCAAGTAG
- the thyX gene encoding FAD-dependent thymidylate synthase → MDRFTVEVISQTPNPQQTIYAAMHQDYAEGFVAHERDTWPSEEKAGEVVIKNLLKGGRGHYGPLEHPQIVLNVGWFPHSTMQQIRTHRVGVSFDVQSFRYTGSRILDVVSGKREVEEVFYLRPVGMYSDRQGKKYEYTAEERQQDIEWCLEACHRYQAKIEAGFAEEHARGLIPFDVRQHWVMSANPRSLMHLLDLRWKADAQLEAQKMCEEIWPHFQAWVPAIAAWYEENRLKKARLAP, encoded by the coding sequence ATGGATCGTTTTACCGTTGAGGTCATTTCGCAAACCCCCAATCCTCAGCAAACCATCTACGCTGCCATGCACCAGGACTACGCCGAGGGCTTTGTGGCCCACGAGCGCGACACCTGGCCCAGCGAAGAAAAAGCGGGAGAAGTGGTGATCAAAAATTTACTGAAAGGGGGCCGTGGCCACTATGGGCCGCTGGAACATCCGCAAATTGTGTTGAATGTTGGCTGGTTTCCCCACAGTACGATGCAACAGATTCGCACTCACCGGGTCGGCGTTAGCTTCGATGTGCAGAGCTTTCGCTATACGGGCAGCCGCATTTTAGATGTGGTGAGTGGCAAGCGCGAGGTCGAAGAGGTGTTTTATCTCCGCCCAGTGGGCATGTATAGCGATCGCCAGGGCAAAAAATATGAGTACACCGCTGAAGAGCGTCAGCAAGATATCGAATGGTGCCTCGAAGCTTGCCATCGCTATCAGGCCAAAATTGAGGCTGGATTTGCGGAAGAACACGCGCGGGGCTTGATTCCCTTTGATGTGCGGCAGCATTGGGTGATGTCGGCCAACCCGCGATCGCTGATGCACCTACTCGATCTGCGTTGGAAAGCAGATGCCCAGCTTGAAGCGCAGAAAATGTGCGAGGAAATCTGGCCTCACTTCCAAGCTTGGGTACCCGCGATCGCTGCCTGGTACGAAGAAAACCGCCTCAAAAAAGCCCGCCTCGCTCCTTAA